One segment of Clostridium ljungdahlii DSM 13528 DNA contains the following:
- the pstA gene encoding phosphate ABC transporter permease PstA gives MDAKVKDRIWTGVFYAVTVFVVALLVALIGYILFKGIGFFKPSFLFGNAKFGEAGGGIGPQLFNSFYMLIVALIISVPFGIGGGIYLAEYAREGKLLNMIRLCIETMSSLPSIVVGLFGLLIFVNMTGWGFTLLSGALAISILNLPALTRVSENAIRVASIPVKEASLGLGATRWQTISKVVLPSAIPQILTGIILAAGRIFGEAAALLYTAGMSAPKLNFSYVSLTNNGSAFSLMRPAETIAVYIWKLNSEGMVPDATQIANKASAVLVIMVLLFNFLARILGKKIYEAYTGKK, from the coding sequence ATGGATGCTAAAGTTAAAGATAGAATTTGGACTGGAGTCTTTTATGCAGTAACTGTTTTTGTAGTAGCTCTTCTGGTAGCTTTGATAGGATATATATTGTTTAAGGGCATAGGCTTTTTTAAACCATCGTTTTTATTTGGAAATGCAAAATTTGGAGAAGCAGGGGGAGGCATAGGACCTCAGCTTTTTAATTCCTTTTACATGTTAATAGTTGCACTTATTATAAGTGTTCCCTTTGGCATAGGAGGGGGAATATACTTAGCAGAGTATGCTAGAGAAGGAAAGCTTTTAAATATGATAAGATTGTGTATAGAGACTATGTCTTCTTTGCCTTCTATTGTAGTAGGATTGTTTGGACTTCTCATATTTGTAAATATGACCGGTTGGGGGTTTACACTATTATCAGGGGCGCTAGCCATATCTATATTGAATTTGCCAGCTTTAACTAGGGTAAGTGAAAATGCTATAAGGGTAGCGTCAATTCCTGTAAAAGAGGCTAGCCTTGGACTTGGTGCAACAAGGTGGCAAACTATATCGAAGGTAGTTCTTCCATCGGCAATACCACAGATACTGACAGGCATAATACTTGCGGCAGGGAGAATATTTGGAGAAGCAGCAGCACTTTTATATACGGCAGGAATGAGTGCACCAAAATTAAATTTCTCCTATGTAAGTTTGACTAATAATGGATCTGCTTTCAGCTTAATGAGACCTGCGGAAACGATAGCAGTATATATATGGAAGTTAAATTCTGAGGGAATGGTACCAGATGCTACACAAATAGCTAATAAAGCTTCTGCGGTTTTGGTAATTATGGTATTATTGTTTAATTTTTTAGCCAGAATTCTCGGAAAAAAAATATATGAAGCCTATACTGGTAAAAAATGA
- the pstB gene encoding phosphate ABC transporter ATP-binding protein PstB, protein MDIIYTKDLNLYYGSTQALKKVSLNVEKNSVTALIGPSGCGKSTFLRTLNRMNDLIESVRIEGKVFFEGKDIYQDYDVIDLRKRIGMVFQSPNPFPMSIYDNVAYGPRIHGIKDKSKLDELVENSLKGAAIWDEIKDRLNRSALGLSGGQQQRLCIARTLAVEPEVLLMDEPTSALDPISTLKIEELMDVLKKKYTIIIVTHNMQQAGRISDYTAFFLNGEVIEAQKTENIFYKPKDKRTEDYITGRFG, encoded by the coding sequence ATGGATATAATATATACTAAAGATCTTAATCTATATTATGGATCTACCCAGGCTCTTAAAAAAGTAAGTTTGAATGTAGAAAAAAATTCAGTTACAGCATTAATAGGACCTTCTGGGTGTGGAAAATCTACATTTTTGAGAACTTTAAATAGAATGAATGATTTGATAGAGTCAGTTAGAATAGAAGGAAAAGTGTTTTTTGAAGGCAAGGATATATATCAAGATTACGATGTGATAGATTTGAGGAAAAGAATTGGAATGGTGTTTCAAAGCCCTAATCCATTTCCTATGTCAATATATGACAATGTAGCATACGGACCTAGGATACATGGTATAAAGGACAAAAGTAAATTAGATGAATTAGTTGAAAATAGTTTAAAAGGGGCAGCCATATGGGATGAAATTAAAGATAGATTGAATAGAAGTGCACTAGGGCTTTCTGGTGGCCAGCAGCAAAGATTGTGTATAGCAAGAACTCTTGCAGTAGAACCAGAGGTGCTGCTTATGGATGAACCTACTTCTGCATTAGATCCTATATCTACATTAAAAATAGAAGAATTAATGGATGTATTAAAGAAAAAATATACTATAATAATAGTTACGCATAATATGCAGCAGGCTGGTAGAATATCAGATTATACTGCTTTTTTCCTAAATGGAGAAGTTATAGAAGCGCAAAAAACAGAAAATATTTTTTATAAACCTAAAGATAAAAGAACAGAGGATTATATTACAGGAAGATTTGGCTAA
- the pstC gene encoding phosphate ABC transporter permease subunit PstC: MEKKSFWNKLKNEYMGRGFATLCGVIIIVLTLSIIVFIFSKGINTFVKWRYPITEFLFTSNWVPDSSNPKLGAAIFFVGSILVSVGAVIISAPIGIALAVFMHYISPKVGSKILQPSLELFVGIPSVVYGWVGFSVLLPFLKRGFGGIGFSLIAGILVLSIMILPTIASISADAVKTIPKSYMEASYGIGATRWQTIRRVIIPSAKSGILTGVVLGLARAFGEALAVQMVIGNTVKFPKNLLSPTSTLTSVLTMDMGNTVSGTAWNDALWSLALFLLIISFIFIIIIRAIEKRSEIK; this comes from the coding sequence ATGGAGAAGAAGTCATTTTGGAATAAACTAAAAAATGAGTATATGGGAAGAGGATTTGCAACGCTTTGTGGAGTAATTATTATAGTTCTTACATTGAGTATAATAGTTTTTATATTTTCAAAAGGAATAAATACATTTGTAAAATGGAGATATCCTATAACTGAATTTTTATTTACTTCTAATTGGGTTCCTGACAGCAGCAATCCAAAACTTGGGGCAGCTATATTTTTCGTAGGATCTATACTTGTTTCTGTAGGAGCAGTTATAATAAGTGCACCTATAGGCATAGCACTTGCTGTATTTATGCATTATATATCTCCTAAGGTAGGTTCTAAGATATTACAACCTTCTCTAGAATTATTTGTAGGTATACCTTCAGTTGTATATGGTTGGGTAGGATTTAGTGTACTTCTTCCATTTTTAAAGAGAGGTTTTGGAGGTATTGGTTTTAGCCTAATTGCAGGTATATTGGTTTTGAGTATAATGATTTTACCTACTATAGCAAGCATATCTGCAGATGCTGTAAAAACTATTCCTAAAAGTTATATGGAGGCATCCTATGGAATTGGTGCAACTAGATGGCAAACTATAAGAAGAGTCATAATTCCATCTGCTAAAAGTGGTATATTGACGGGAGTAGTATTAGGTCTTGCTAGGGCTTTTGGAGAAGCTCTTGCAGTGCAAATGGTAATAGGAAATACAGTGAAATTCCCTAAAAATTTATTGAGTCCTACATCCACACTTACTAGCGTTTTAACTATGGATATGGGAAATACGGTATCAGGAACTGCATGGAATGACGCATTATGGTCTTTAGCGCTATTTCTTTTAATAATTTCTTTTATATTTATTATAATAATACGAGCTATTGAAAAAAGGAGTGAAATAAAATAA
- a CDS encoding phosphate ABC transporter substrate-binding protein: MKKKGLRALIAAMTITVVAGAFVGCGGSKNQSSSGGTSEGSKQEVTGAITLAGSTALQPLAEQIGKTFSGKNPKATINVQGGGSGTGLNLALQHTADIGNSDVTAESKLDASKAKQLVDHKVCAIGFAVVVNPNVKVDSLTKDQIQKIFTGQITNWKDVGGDDMKINVINRTKSSGTRSTFKDTVMGGKDEKEGLGTTQDSNGNVESAIKTTQGSISYLALSYLTGSVKSNVKALKIENVEASTENIVSKKYPFWSFEHMYTNGEAKGLAKTYIDYVLSDENKDTIKKLGYIPMSDMNEK, from the coding sequence AAGCAAAAATCAAAGTAGTTCTGGAGGTACATCAGAAGGATCTAAACAGGAAGTAACAGGAGCTATAACATTAGCAGGATCTACTGCACTTCAGCCTTTAGCAGAACAGATCGGAAAGACGTTTTCTGGAAAAAATCCGAAGGCAACTATAAATGTTCAAGGTGGAGGAAGCGGTACTGGTTTGAATTTAGCATTGCAGCATACCGCAGATATAGGAAATTCTGACGTAACAGCAGAATCAAAATTAGACGCAAGTAAGGCAAAGCAGTTAGTAGACCATAAGGTATGTGCAATAGGATTTGCAGTAGTAGTAAATCCTAATGTTAAGGTTGATTCTTTAACAAAAGATCAAATACAAAAAATATTTACAGGACAAATTACTAATTGGAAGGATGTAGGGGGAGATGACATGAAGATAAATGTAATAAACAGAACAAAGTCATCTGGTACAAGATCTACATTTAAAGATACGGTAATGGGTGGAAAGGATGAAAAGGAAGGACTTGGAACAACCCAGGATTCTAATGGAAATGTAGAAAGTGCAATCAAAACTACTCAAGGTTCTATAAGTTATCTAGCTCTTTCTTATTTAACAGGATCAGTAAAAAGTAATGTTAAAGCTTTAAAAATAGAAAATGTTGAAGCTTCAACGGAAAATATAGTTTCTAAAAAATATCCTTTCTGGTCTTTTGAACATATGTATACAAATGGGGAAGCAAAAGGACTGGCAAAAACTTATATAGATTATGTACTCAGCGATGAAAATAAAGATACTATAAAGAAACTTGGATATATACCAATGAGTGATATGAATGAAAAATAA
- a CDS encoding radical SAM protein produces the protein MENRIKAIKCESIAEEMGIEKGDCLLSINGEKVKDIIDYKFLTSDEYIKVEIEKQSGEVWDLEIEKEYDEELGLEFEEPIIDKPKSCHNKCIFCFIDQMPKGMRDTLYFKDDDSRLAFLQGNFVTLTNMNDEEIDRIIKYRISPINVSVHTTNPDLRIKMINNKFAGNIYTLLKRLTQNGIKINCQIVLCPGINDGAEFKRTVEDLYRLYPGVTNVAVVPVGITKYRQNLFKLSRYDKNSASNQLKIAEELQCKYIEEIGVPFVRLSDEFYLVSETEIPNSNFYENYSQLEDGVGMVRLFRDNISSHLKSLNKGARGSFTFLTGELAYSEIKDAAEKIMENSPDIIIDVKKIINNFFGHTITVSGLITARDIMEQLKYKTLGKNIVIPECMLRKGYELSNSDKRVFLDDITLDELEKALSRNILVCDYTGNDLIQIINENSEVE, from the coding sequence ATGGAAAATAGAATAAAAGCAATTAAATGTGAAAGCATTGCTGAGGAAATGGGAATAGAAAAGGGAGATTGTCTTTTATCCATTAATGGAGAGAAAGTCAAGGATATTATAGATTATAAATTTTTGACAAGCGATGAGTATATTAAAGTAGAAATAGAAAAGCAAAGTGGAGAAGTGTGGGATTTAGAGATAGAAAAGGAATATGATGAAGAACTGGGATTGGAATTTGAGGAACCTATTATTGATAAACCTAAAAGTTGCCATAATAAATGCATATTTTGTTTTATAGATCAGATGCCAAAAGGAATGAGAGATACCCTTTATTTTAAAGATGATGACTCAAGATTGGCATTTCTTCAAGGAAACTTTGTGACACTTACTAATATGAATGATGAGGAGATAGATAGAATAATTAAATATAGGATAAGTCCTATAAATGTATCTGTACATACTACTAATCCAGACCTTAGAATTAAAATGATAAATAACAAATTTGCTGGCAATATATATACACTATTAAAAAGACTTACCCAAAATGGTATAAAAATAAATTGTCAGATAGTATTATGTCCGGGTATAAATGATGGAGCAGAATTTAAAAGAACTGTAGAGGATTTGTATAGATTATATCCTGGAGTCACAAATGTGGCAGTAGTTCCTGTGGGAATTACAAAGTACAGACAGAACCTTTTTAAATTATCTAGATACGATAAAAATTCTGCATCTAACCAATTAAAGATTGCAGAAGAATTGCAGTGTAAATATATAGAAGAAATAGGAGTTCCTTTTGTAAGATTATCTGATGAATTTTATCTTGTCTCTGAAACTGAGATCCCAAACTCTAATTTTTATGAAAATTACAGCCAGTTGGAAGATGGTGTGGGTATGGTAAGACTCTTTAGGGATAATATATCAAGTCATCTTAAAAGCTTAAATAAAGGTGCACGAGGGTCGTTTACATTTTTAACTGGAGAATTAGCCTATAGTGAAATAAAAGATGCAGCAGAAAAAATAATGGAAAACAGCCCAGATATAATAATTGATGTAAAAAAAATAATAAATAATTTTTTTGGCCATACTATAACTGTGTCTGGGCTTATTACGGCAAGAGATATAATGGAACAATTAAAATATAAGACATTAGGAAAAAACATAGTAATACCGGAATGTATGCTTAGAAAAGGATATGAACTTTCAAATTCAGATAAAAGGGTATTTTTAGATGATATAACTTTAGATGAATTAGAAAAAGCTTTAAGTAGAAACATACTGGTATGTGATTATACTGGAAATGATTTAATACAGATTATAAATGAAAACAGTGAGGTGGAATAA
- a CDS encoding inorganic phosphate transporter — MPSTLVITILIVVIAVIFDVINGFHDSANAIACAVSTRSLSLRQAVVISAVLNFAGAFLSVSVAETVGKGIVDPNNITQEVIIAALIGAIIWNLITWYFGIPSSSSHALVGGIVGSAIIYKGTFLIVNWSTLFWKVILWLILSPVIGFIVGFIIMNIIKAFLVNTRPSTVTKVFSKAEIFSTMFLALNHGENDAQKTMGVITMTLVSAGFIKEFSVPTWVKITCALAMACGTAMGGKRIIKTMGSKMAKIVPVNGFAAEMGSSAVILTATMFQAPVSTTHIINSAIMGVGSAKRLSAVRWSVVKDIVITWVFTIPSCAVISGIILFLINLL, encoded by the coding sequence ATGCCTAGTACTTTAGTAATAACTATTTTAATAGTTGTAATTGCAGTTATATTTGATGTTATTAATGGTTTTCATGATAGTGCTAATGCTATAGCCTGTGCTGTATCTACGAGGTCTTTATCTTTAAGACAGGCCGTTGTAATTTCTGCAGTTTTAAATTTTGCAGGTGCTTTTTTAAGCGTTTCAGTCGCGGAAACTGTGGGAAAGGGTATAGTTGATCCTAATAACATAACTCAGGAAGTAATTATAGCAGCCCTTATTGGAGCTATAATATGGAACTTAATAACTTGGTATTTTGGAATACCTAGTAGTTCTTCCCATGCCCTTGTAGGAGGAATAGTAGGATCAGCAATTATATATAAGGGTACATTTCTAATTGTCAATTGGTCAACTCTTTTTTGGAAAGTTATTTTATGGCTTATATTGTCGCCAGTAATAGGATTTATAGTGGGATTTATTATTATGAATATAATAAAAGCATTTCTAGTAAATACGAGGCCTTCTACTGTAACAAAAGTATTTTCAAAAGCTGAAATCTTTTCTACCATGTTTTTAGCTTTAAATCATGGTGAAAATGATGCTCAAAAAACTATGGGAGTTATAACTATGACTCTTGTAAGTGCTGGGTTTATAAAAGAATTTTCAGTACCTACATGGGTAAAAATAACCTGTGCACTTGCTATGGCATGTGGAACTGCAATGGGAGGAAAAAGGATAATCAAAACCATGGGTTCTAAAATGGCTAAAATAGTGCCTGTAAATGGTTTTGCAGCAGAAATGGGATCTTCTGCGGTAATATTAACAGCTACTATGTTTCAGGCACCTGTTAGCACAACTCATATAATAAATTCAGCTATAATGGGAGTTGGTTCAGCTAAAAGACTTTCAGCAGTTAGGTGGTCTGTAGTTAAAGATATAGTTATAACCTGGGTATTTACTATACCAAGTTGCGCTGTTATTTCAGGAATTATATTGTTTTTAATAAATTTACTATAA
- a CDS encoding NAD(P)H-dependent glycerol-3-phosphate dehydrogenase has translation MYSSVSFLGGGSFGTALSVILAKKGVKVNLWDRNESIVEDINVKRENIKYLHGVVIPQDVKASNDAEDVIEKGEVLVLSVPSQAVREVLINFKNFIREDQIIVNIAKGIEEKSGKRLSKVIQEELPLNKVVVLSGPSHAEEVARDIPTTVAVSSENMEYAKKIQDLFMTNKFRIYTNEDIIGVEIGGAVKNVIALACGISDGIGYGDNSKAALMTRGIAEIVRIGEKLGGRRETFSGLTGIGDLIVTCTSVHSRNRRAGILIGQGVPVNRAVDEVGMVVEGIKACRAFYELKEKLNVQMPITEALYSILFQGKEPKYTVYELMTRAKKDEVY, from the coding sequence GTGTATTCATCTGTATCTTTTTTGGGAGGGGGAAGTTTTGGAACGGCCCTCTCAGTTATACTTGCAAAAAAAGGTGTAAAGGTAAACTTGTGGGATAGAAATGAAAGCATAGTTGAGGATATAAATGTAAAAAGAGAAAATATAAAGTATTTACACGGCGTAGTTATTCCACAAGATGTAAAGGCCTCTAATGATGCAGAGGATGTAATTGAAAAAGGAGAAGTCCTAGTGTTGTCAGTGCCATCCCAGGCAGTAAGAGAGGTTTTAATAAATTTTAAAAACTTTATAAGGGAAGATCAAATAATTGTAAACATAGCTAAAGGTATAGAAGAAAAAAGTGGAAAGAGACTTTCTAAAGTTATACAGGAAGAACTACCTTTAAATAAGGTAGTGGTACTTTCAGGACCAAGCCATGCGGAAGAAGTTGCTAGGGATATACCAACTACAGTAGCTGTATCTTCAGAAAACATGGAATACGCTAAAAAAATTCAAGATTTATTTATGACGAATAAGTTTAGAATATATACAAATGAAGATATTATAGGAGTAGAAATTGGAGGAGCAGTTAAAAATGTAATTGCACTTGCCTGTGGAATTTCAGATGGTATAGGTTATGGAGATAATTCAAAGGCAGCTCTCATGACTAGAGGAATTGCTGAGATAGTAAGAATTGGTGAAAAATTAGGAGGCAGAAGGGAAACTTTCTCGGGACTTACAGGTATAGGTGACCTTATAGTTACATGTACAAGTGTTCATAGTAGAAATCGAAGGGCAGGTATACTTATAGGACAGGGAGTTCCTGTAAATAGAGCAGTAGATGAAGTAGGAATGGTAGTAGAAGGTATAAAAGCTTGCAGGGCTTTTTATGAATTAAAAGAAAAATTAAATGTGCAGATGCCTATAACAGAGGCACTTTACAGCATACTGTTTCAAGGAAAAGAGCCTAAATATACCGTATATGAGCTTATGACCAGAGCAAAAAAGGATGAAGTGTATTAA
- the der gene encoding ribosome biogenesis GTPase Der, producing the protein MGKPIVAIVGRPNVGKSTLFNKLAGKRISIVEDTPGVTRDRVYAEAEWLKYNFTIIDTGGIEPESTDVIISQMRRQAQVAVETADTIIFIVDGKEGVTAADREVAQMLRKSKKPVVLVVNKIDNINQNAYVYEFYNLGIGEPMAISASQALGLGDMLDKVVENFKDDEDDDIDSEYIKVAFIGKPNVGKSSLINKLLGEERVIVSDIPGTTRDAVDSYLETDYGKLLLIDTAGLRKKSKVKEEIERYSVIRTYTAIERADVCVLILDAVHNISEQDEKIIGYAHELSKSIMVIINKWDLIDKDTKTVDKYKTEIGTSLSFMPYAPYLFISAKTGQRVNKVLQLIKECYDNYCKRIKTGVLNDIISKAVMMKEPPVILGKRLKIYYVTQIGNKPPTFVFFVNDPSCVHFSYRRYIENQLRDNFDFTGTGIKLEFRERKE; encoded by the coding sequence ATGGGAAAGCCAATAGTTGCTATAGTAGGAAGGCCTAATGTAGGTAAGTCTACGTTATTTAACAAATTAGCAGGAAAGAGAATATCTATAGTGGAAGATACACCTGGAGTTACAAGAGACAGGGTGTATGCTGAAGCAGAATGGTTAAAATATAATTTTACCATAATTGATACAGGTGGAATTGAACCTGAAAGCACTGATGTAATAATTTCTCAAATGAGAAGGCAGGCTCAGGTGGCAGTAGAAACTGCAGATACAATAATATTTATAGTAGATGGAAAAGAAGGAGTTACTGCAGCAGATAGGGAAGTAGCTCAAATGCTTAGAAAAAGTAAAAAACCAGTTGTACTTGTTGTGAATAAAATAGATAATATAAATCAAAATGCTTATGTTTACGAATTTTATAACTTAGGTATAGGAGAACCTATGGCTATATCTGCATCACAGGCATTAGGACTTGGGGATATGCTGGATAAAGTAGTGGAAAACTTTAAAGATGATGAAGATGATGATATAGACAGTGAGTATATAAAAGTAGCTTTTATAGGAAAGCCAAATGTAGGAAAATCATCTCTTATAAATAAGTTGTTGGGGGAAGAAAGAGTTATTGTAAGTGATATTCCTGGAACCACAAGGGATGCTGTGGACAGTTATCTGGAAACGGACTATGGGAAGCTTTTACTTATAGATACTGCAGGTCTTAGAAAAAAGAGTAAGGTTAAAGAGGAAATAGAGAGATATAGTGTAATAAGAACTTACACTGCAATAGAGAGGGCAGATGTATGTGTGCTTATATTGGATGCAGTTCACAATATAAGTGAGCAGGATGAAAAGATAATAGGCTATGCTCATGAATTAAGTAAATCCATTATGGTTATAATTAACAAATGGGACTTAATAGATAAGGATACAAAAACAGTTGACAAATATAAGACGGAAATAGGAACAAGTCTTTCTTTTATGCCATATGCTCCTTATTTATTTATATCTGCAAAAACAGGACAGAGAGTAAATAAGGTTTTACAACTTATAAAAGAATGCTATGACAATTACTGTAAGAGGATAAAAACAGGAGTGTTAAATGACATAATAAGCAAAGCAGTTATGATGAAAGAACCTCCTGTTATATTGGGTAAGAGATTAAAAATTTATTATGTAACTCAAATAGGAAATAAACCTCCTACTTTTGTATTTTTTGTAAATGACCCTAGCTGTGTTCATTTTTCTTATAGAAGGTATATCGAAAATCAATTGAGAGATAACTTTGATTTTACGGGAACAGGAATAAAGTTAGAGTTTAGGGAAAGGAAGGAATAA
- the phoU gene encoding phosphate signaling complex protein PhoU, translating to MLRSKFDYELSEMHNDVLRMGSVVEKQIHQCIEALINQDIKIAKETIKNDDLVDNLQKEIENKCIRLTAREQPIATDLRIIFTTSKLVTDLERIADHAVDIAKVTLRLENEKYERKLIYIPQMAEIINKMIKRALDAYVDRNVEEAYEVCKMDDEVDKLYKSVFKEMLELMNKDKSKINQFAQLLFVCKYLERIADHVTNICEEAIYLVTGEQKDLNE from the coding sequence GTGCTGAGAAGTAAATTTGATTATGAATTATCCGAAATGCACAATGATGTACTTAGGATGGGAAGTGTAGTTGAAAAGCAAATTCATCAATGTATAGAAGCTTTAATTAATCAGGATATAAAAATTGCAAAGGAAACTATAAAAAATGACGATTTAGTGGATAATTTGCAAAAAGAAATAGAAAATAAGTGCATAAGATTGACAGCAAGAGAACAACCTATTGCTACGGATTTAAGGATAATATTTACCACATCTAAATTGGTAACTGACCTAGAAAGAATAGCTGATCATGCTGTAGATATAGCGAAAGTTACATTGAGATTGGAAAATGAAAAGTATGAAAGAAAACTTATATATATACCTCAAATGGCTGAGATAATAAATAAGATGATAAAGAGGGCATTAGATGCTTATGTGGACAGAAACGTGGAAGAAGCGTATGAAGTTTGCAAAATGGATGATGAGGTAGATAAATTATATAAAAGTGTATTTAAAGAAATGCTGGAATTGATGAATAAAGATAAAAGCAAGATAAATCAATTTGCCCAATTGTTATTTGTATGCAAGTATTTGGAAAGAATAGCTGATCATGTAACTAATATATGTGAAGAGGCTATATATTTAGTTACAGGGGAACAAAAAGATTTAAATGAATAA
- a CDS encoding DUF47 domain-containing protein, producing the protein MFAFTPKEDKFYEFFVQTANIAYTEAKLLLDFLNNLENSEENLKKLKEVEHEGDKKQHEILEQLNKTFITPIDREDIYAIANDMDNIIDYMESTASRFVMFNVSECTEDAISLSKMIVQCCKELIIIMEELKNMKTSKQLSKKIIEVNRIEEDGDIVSRKAIGDIFRKDIEVIDVIKWREIYQYLEDTLDACEDLANVIEGVVMKNA; encoded by the coding sequence ATGTTTGCTTTTACTCCAAAAGAAGACAAATTCTATGAGTTCTTTGTGCAAACTGCAAATATTGCCTATACAGAAGCAAAATTGTTGTTAGATTTTTTAAATAACCTGGAAAATTCAGAAGAAAATTTGAAAAAATTAAAAGAGGTGGAACATGAAGGAGATAAAAAACAGCATGAGATATTGGAACAGCTAAATAAGACATTTATTACCCCAATTGATAGGGAAGATATATATGCAATAGCAAACGACATGGATAATATTATTGATTATATGGAATCTACAGCTAGTAGATTTGTTATGTTTAATGTAAGTGAATGTACGGAAGACGCTATTTCATTAAGCAAAATGATAGTTCAGTGCTGCAAGGAACTTATCATTATAATGGAAGAATTAAAAAATATGAAAACAAGCAAACAGTTATCAAAGAAAATAATAGAGGTAAATAGGATAGAAGAAGATGGAGATATAGTTTCAAGAAAAGCTATTGGTGATATATTTAGAAAAGACATAGAAGTTATAGATGTCATAAAATGGAGAGAAATATATCAATATCTTGAGGATACTTTAGATGCCTGTGAGGATTTAGCTAATGTTATTGAAGGAGTAGTAATGAAAAATGCCTAG